Genomic segment of Sphingobium sp. Z007:
ACTGGACCAAGATTGGCGGCGTCGGGCCGGGCAGCAGCTATATCGGTTCCTATACGCCGGGCCCCTCTGGCTACAGCTTCACCCCCAGCGGCTTCGACACGTCGGAGGGGTTTAACACGGACGCCGCCAACGCCTACCGCCAGACGCTCGTCGGCGCGCCGGGCTTCGGCTTCCTCAATGCGATGAACCAGCAGCAATCGGTCGATTACATCTATTGGGGCGTGAACGCGGAATTGAACTGGAAGACCGGCATCGGCACCTTCACCCTCGTCCCCGCCTTCCGCAAGTCAAAGGGCGACAGTTTCTTCTACGGACCTGCCTTCAATACCGCCTACAACGCCGAAACCGACAAGCAATATAGCCTCGAAGCGCGCCTAGCCGGGTCGGTAGGCATGGTCGATTATGTGCTGGGCGGCTTCTATTTTAACGAAAAGATCGACGCGCAGACGGAATATAATCAGGAATTCGTCCTGCCGATCCAGTCCTACACCCACAAGACCAAAAGCTGGGCCGCCTTTGGCCAGTTGACCGCCAATGTCAGCGACCGGTTCCGCGTGGTCGGCGGCGCGCGCTACACCCGCGACAAAAAGGCGATGGACGGCATCATAAACAATTTCATCACTTTCTGCGGTGGCCTGCCGCCCGCCAATATCACCCCGCCGGCCTCCTTCGCCGCGGGTTGCGCAGCCCCCAATGGTCTGCCCCGCTATCCCAACAGCCTGACCACCGGCGACACGGTCAACTGGCTGGTCAGCAATGGCTGGATCGCGGCGGGCAGCACCGACCAGGCCAACCCGTAGGTCTTCCCGCTATTGAACGGCGTTGGCACGATCGTCAAAACCTATAATCCAGTGGTGGACAGCGGCACCTATTCCCGCGTCACTTGGAAGACATCGGCGGAATTCGATCTAGGCCCCCAGAACTTGCTCTATGCGACTATCGAAACCGGCTATCGCGCCGGCGGCTTCCAGTTGGCGGAGGGCAAGTCGCGCTACGACCCCGAATTCATCACCGCCTACACGGTGGG
This window contains:
- a CDS encoding TonB-dependent receptor; amino-acid sequence: MRSCLLATTAIAGMMATAPMPGLAQTADQTAPASVGLDDIVVTAQRKAESAQKAAIAIDAVTGDTLIQQGITKAEDITKSVPAITVTNGGGSNTSIFIRGVGNITSSSYNDPAVAPSYDGVVLGRAAGAFGSAFYDLARVEVLKGPQGILYGRNATGGAVNIIPARPELGRNGAGFNVSFGNYDAVSADGYLNLATGDTSALRVAATRQVSDGYNRDGSDDLKRTGLRGQFLIEPSDAVTLRIGADWTKIGGVGPGSSYIGSYTPGPSGYSFTPSGFDTSEGFNTDAANAYRQTLVGAPGFGFLNAMNQQQSVDYIYWGVNAELNWKTGIGTFTLVPAFRKSKGDSFFYGPAFNTAYNAETDKQYSLEARLAGSVGMVDYVLGGFYFNEKIDAQTEYNQEFVLPIQSYTHKTKSWAAFGQLTANVSDRFRVVGGARYTRDKKAMDGIINNFITFCGGLPPANITPPASFAAGCAAPNGLPRYPNSLTTGDTVNWLVSNGWIAAGSTDQANP